Proteins from one Aquila chrysaetos chrysaetos chromosome 5, bAquChr1.4, whole genome shotgun sequence genomic window:
- the CHMP6 gene encoding charged multivesicular body protein 6 produces the protein MGNLFGRKRRSRVTEQDKAVLQLKQQRDKLKQYQKRISLNLERERALARQLLKEGKKEKAMLLLKKKRYQEQLLDKTENQISNLERMVQDIEFTQIEMKVIEGLKIGNECLNKMHQVMSIEEVERIIGETQDAVEYQRQIDEILAGSLTEEDEDAILEELNAITQEQMELPEVPSEPLPEKIPEASPVKNRPKPELVAAS, from the exons aTGGGGAACCTCTTCGGGCGAAAGCGGCGGAGCCGCGTTACCGAGCAGGACAAGGCGGTGCTG CAACTGAAGCAGCAGCGAGACAAGCTGAAGCAGTATCAGAAGCGGATAAGTCTGAACCTGGAGAGAGAGCGAGCCCTGGCCAGGCAACTgctgaaagaaggcaaaaaaga aaaagccATGCTCTTGCTAAAGAAGAAGCGTTACCAAGAGCAACTTCTAGATAAAACGGAAAACCAAATCAGCAACTTGGAGCGGATG gTCCAGGATATTGAATTCACCCAGATCGAAATGAAGGTCATCGAGGGTCTGAAAATAGGCAATGAATGTCTGAACAAAATGCACCAG GTTATGTCAATAGAAGAAGTAGAAAGAATAATAGGCGAAACCCAAGATGCTGTGGAGTACCAGAGG CAAATAGATGAGATACTGGCTGGCAGCCTgactgaggaagatgaagatgCCATTCTAGAAGAATTAAACGCTATTACTCAG GAACAGATGGAGCTTCCAGAAGTTCCTTCTGAGCCACTCCCAGAGAAGATCCCAG aagcGTCACCCGTCAAGAACAGGCCAAAACCAGAACTGGTGGCAGCATCTTAA